Proteins from one Clostridia bacterium genomic window:
- a CDS encoding ornithine aminomutase subunit alpha has product MKRADDYEVRREHLKNLTDDELKKKFWDLAEKVVEPMLELGYKNTTPAIERSILLRMGFSSLEVKPIVEGVIKKGLMGKGAGNVVWRLSKKLGVSVREAGLSLSEGKNWDEVEKLF; this is encoded by the coding sequence ATGAAACGTGCTGATGATTACGAGGTAAGGAGAGAGCATCTTAAAAACCTTACTGACGATGAGTTGAAAAAGAAATTCTGGGATCTTGCAGAAAAAGTAGTTGAGCCAATGCTTGAGCTTGGTTACAAGAACACAACTCCGGCAATAGAAAGAAGTATTCTTCTTAGAATGGGTTTCTCAAGTCTTGAAGTAAAGCCGATCGTAGAAGGCGTTATTAAAAAGGGACTTATGGGAAAGGGTGCAGGTAATGTTGTATGGAGACTTTCCAAAAAGCTTGGAGTTTCTGTACGAGAAGCTGGCCTAAGTCTTTCTGAAGGCAAAAATTGGGATGAAGTCGAAAAATTGTTTTAA